Within Cucumis melo cultivar AY chromosome 4, USDA_Cmelo_AY_1.0, whole genome shotgun sequence, the genomic segment TTCCTATTTTGGCTTCTCTGTTACATGGGGATGTTGATCAAATGCTTAAAAACAGTCAACCCAAATGAAATAATATGTCGACAGCACAGCACATCACACTAAAGAGTTAAAGACTTTGCGTGACagtttcaaatttattatttctttttcttccacactcttattattaatttaattttaattattgccATAATAACCAATCACAAAAACCCATTCAAAATACTCATATGAAAACACTAACATACTATAATTTTTCCATTATAAagtaataaaaaagaagattaaaaaacattgaattttgttttctaaacCCACTTATCTCAAAACCACTCTCTGCAAGCAAACAATTTTCCTTCACCTATGATCAACCTCTCCACCATGATTGCTGCAATCATCATCCTACTCCTAAGTTTCATCAACGAAGGTAAAAAGGAATGTTAGAATTAATCCCAAATAAAATACCTTTCAGAGCTTTCTCTTCCCTTTTTCTCAGTTTGATTTTGTTGCAGGGTGTGCTGCTGGAAGCTGCAGTTTGGACACCATTAACATAGGAACACAGAGAAGCGGAAGGGAGATTGGGGGGCAACCTGAATGGAACGTTCAAGTGATCAACAACTGCGATTGTCCTCAGAAGCAGATTATCTTGTCCTGCCAAGGGTTTCAGACTATTGAACCCGTTGATCCATCGATTCTGTCAAAGCAAAGGGACAATTGCCTTCTCATAAATGGCGGAATTGTACAGCCTGGTTCTTCGGTTTCATTTTCCTATGCTTGGGATCCCCCTGTCATCATGCTCCCTCGTTTCTCTGTTTCTCTCTGTCCAACCTGAACCACCTAAACACTTCCAAAAAAAATCGTTAATATTAAAGTTAGGgggaaaatttgaaaaaataatcgttCCTTTTGTATGAAAAAGATTGTAATCGATTATAGATGATGCCTTAAGATCAATATATATCTTGAATTTGTTTCTTCACCTGATTGATCTACTAAAGATGGGATTAGACAGAGTGTTGTATGTTCGAATAGAAGAAGCTTTCATGTCAAACTGTTTTGTGACATGGGTTCATTTCTTGAGCAGCTTCAAACCTTTGCTTATTTTATTCATAGATCCTACAGCGTAATATAATAGATGAGAAGAGAAAAAAGGGAGGAAGTTATTCTCACCTTTGCAGGTAGAGAAAAGTTCATCTTCCTTCTCTGCTCTACGATTTTCATGGAGATCATCCCTTTCATTACGTAATCTCACTATCCCTTTTTAGTTATCTTCGTCGCATTATTGAAATGAGGTAATAGCCTTCTATTTCACGCTGCTTCTTATGTCA encodes:
- the LOC103503849 gene encoding uncharacterized protein LOC103503849 yields the protein MINLSTMIAAIIILLLSFINEGCAAGSCSLDTINIGTQRSGREIGGQPEWNVQVINNCDCPQKQIILSCQGFQTIEPVDPSILSKQRDNCLLINGGIVQPGSSVSFSYAWDPPVIMLPRFSVSLCPT